One part of the Mycobacterium marinum genome encodes these proteins:
- a CDS encoding alpha-ketoacid dehydrogenase subunit beta: MTIMRYDEAVDHALGQAMAADPRVLTWGEDVQILRRVLLSRFGPDRVRDTPISEQAFMYAGVGAAMAGLRPVVELYMIDFGTVGWSAIINAGSKFKDFSGGRWNVPMVLRAGVGGWYADGGEHEQTLWGTLASYPSTEVVVPSTPADAAGLMLSAVRSDEFTVFLTPKLLDQQILDYLGGDQRSTVDLTGVQPAAGVRREVPDRVEPIPFGQAAIRRDGGDLTLVSVGVGVHRCLEAAERLSADGIEATVLDLRTLAPLDKEAIVEHVSRTGRVVVADEDYVRGGLTGEVAALLLEAGTSARYARVAVEQTIPFAPHLEYAVLPNAERIIAAAKSLA, translated from the coding sequence ATGACCATCATGCGCTACGACGAGGCCGTCGACCACGCACTCGGGCAGGCGATGGCCGCCGATCCGCGGGTGCTCACCTGGGGCGAAGACGTCCAGATCCTGCGCCGGGTGCTGCTGAGTCGATTCGGACCCGACCGGGTGCGCGACACCCCGATCTCCGAACAGGCGTTCATGTACGCCGGAGTCGGTGCGGCGATGGCAGGGCTGCGTCCGGTCGTCGAGCTGTACATGATCGACTTCGGCACCGTCGGCTGGTCCGCGATCATCAACGCGGGCTCGAAGTTCAAGGACTTCTCCGGTGGCCGCTGGAACGTGCCCATGGTGCTACGGGCCGGGGTCGGCGGCTGGTACGCCGACGGCGGCGAGCACGAGCAGACGCTGTGGGGCACCCTGGCGTCCTACCCGTCGACCGAGGTCGTCGTGCCCTCCACGCCGGCCGACGCGGCGGGCCTGATGCTGTCGGCCGTGCGCAGCGACGAGTTCACCGTTTTCCTCACCCCCAAGCTGCTCGATCAGCAGATCCTGGACTACCTCGGTGGTGACCAGCGGTCCACGGTCGACCTGACCGGCGTGCAGCCCGCAGCCGGTGTCCGCCGCGAGGTGCCCGACCGGGTCGAGCCGATTCCGTTCGGCCAGGCGGCAATTCGCCGCGACGGGGGAGACCTGACGCTGGTGTCGGTGGGCGTCGGCGTGCATCGCTGCCTCGAGGCGGCCGAGCGCCTGTCCGCCGACGGCATCGAGGCCACCGTGCTGGACCTGCGCACCCTGGCCCCACTGGACAAGGAGGCCATCGTCGAGCACGTGAGCCGGACCGGCCGGGTGGTCGTCGCCGACGAGGACTACGTCCGCGGCGGGCTCACCGGCGAGGTCGCCGCGCTGCTGCTGGAAGCCGGGACCAGCGCCCGTTACGCGCGGGTGGCGGTCGAGCAGACCATCCCATTCGCGCCACACCTGGAGTACGCCGTCCTGCCCAACGCGGAACGGATCATCGCCGCCGCCAAGTCATTAGCCTGA
- a CDS encoding thiamine pyrophosphate-dependent enzyme, translating to MSPIDAARVYRMMVRMRLAEEALVEAWQEGLVPGEYHSAIGEEGIVAGILTQLFEFDTLALDHRNTAPLVGRGIDLQALMLEVLGSDQGIASGMAGHMHIFDPDLRAGADGIVGAAGPLAVGHAIAHTQLHPGSVAIAFHGEAAMNQGMLMEAYNMAVAWNLPVVFVCKDNKWGITTYSKDQTGADPISRARGFGLEVASAAGHKVADVHAAAGRLIERARSGNGPGFLYVTCRRPGGHFEGDPLVGLLRAPRKQLSVWVPELRSGLTATESGSRTDKLRAMAGIGKRAARFAYDVGRTAGKDPVRRGRSLISADAATAIEAQERAEVLAAMTEARARVGKRAGFGIKTGADR from the coding sequence ATGAGCCCCATCGACGCCGCCCGCGTCTACCGGATGATGGTGCGGATGCGTCTGGCCGAAGAGGCCCTGGTCGAGGCGTGGCAGGAGGGGCTGGTTCCCGGCGAATACCACTCCGCCATCGGCGAAGAGGGCATCGTCGCCGGCATCCTCACCCAGCTATTCGAATTCGACACCCTAGCGTTGGACCACCGCAACACCGCGCCATTGGTGGGTCGCGGCATCGACCTGCAGGCCCTGATGCTCGAAGTGCTGGGCTCCGACCAGGGCATCGCCAGCGGCATGGCGGGGCACATGCACATCTTCGACCCCGATCTGCGCGCCGGAGCTGACGGCATCGTCGGTGCCGCCGGCCCGCTGGCCGTCGGACATGCGATCGCGCACACCCAGCTGCACCCGGGCAGCGTCGCGATCGCCTTCCACGGGGAGGCCGCGATGAACCAGGGAATGCTGATGGAGGCCTACAACATGGCAGTCGCGTGGAACCTGCCCGTGGTGTTCGTCTGCAAAGACAACAAATGGGGCATCACGACCTACTCCAAGGACCAGACCGGTGCCGACCCGATCAGCCGAGCACGCGGCTTTGGACTCGAGGTCGCCAGCGCCGCCGGACACAAGGTCGCCGACGTGCACGCAGCGGCGGGGCGGCTCATCGAGCGTGCCCGCTCCGGTAACGGCCCCGGCTTCCTCTACGTCACCTGCCGCCGGCCCGGCGGCCACTTCGAAGGCGATCCGCTGGTCGGCCTGCTGCGTGCCCCCCGCAAGCAGCTGTCGGTCTGGGTGCCGGAGCTGCGTTCCGGGCTGACCGCCACCGAAAGCGGTTCGCGCACAGACAAACTGCGCGCCATGGCCGGCATCGGCAAGCGCGCCGCGCGGTTCGCCTACGACGTGGGCCGCACTGCCGGCAAGGATCCCGTCCGCCGGGGCCGGTCCCTGATCAGCGCGGACGCCGCAACCGCCATCGAAGCCCAGGAGCGAGCCGAGGTGCTCGCCGCCATGACCGAAGCACGCGCCCGGGTCGGCAAGCGGGCCGGCTTCGGCATCAAGACAGGAGCAGACCGATGA
- a CDS encoding NAD-dependent epimerase/dehydratase family protein, which produces MSTDQSARPAPFFAQRKIFITGANGFIGANLAARLRQLGARVTGVDLVADPANGIIAGSTADPAAWASALDGVDAVVHLAALVSTVVAVETAWDVNVLGTKKVIDAAVDAGVRRFVHLSSIAAYGWDFPDHVTEDYPTRVTGGLSTYVDTKTNSELVALANANRGMEMVVVRPADVYGPGSVWIREPIAMAKANQLILPERGSGVFDVIYIDNFVDAMVLVLATEGIAGEVFNLGEELAVSCREYFGEVASWTGAKVRSVPIRIGAPALGAIGRIQRRLGMSSELGPALLHMLNRRYVVSNDKARDRLGFKPVVSYHEGMARSKEWARHEGLI; this is translated from the coding sequence GTGAGCACCGACCAATCTGCGCGTCCCGCACCGTTTTTCGCCCAGCGCAAGATCTTCATCACCGGAGCCAACGGCTTCATCGGCGCAAACCTGGCGGCCCGGCTACGCCAGCTCGGCGCGAGGGTGACCGGCGTCGACCTGGTCGCAGATCCCGCCAACGGAATCATCGCCGGCAGCACTGCCGACCCGGCCGCTTGGGCATCGGCACTGGACGGCGTCGACGCGGTCGTGCACCTGGCGGCGTTGGTGAGCACCGTGGTTGCGGTCGAAACCGCTTGGGACGTCAACGTGCTCGGGACCAAGAAGGTCATCGACGCCGCGGTCGACGCGGGGGTGCGCCGGTTCGTGCACCTGAGCTCGATCGCCGCGTACGGGTGGGATTTCCCCGACCACGTGACCGAGGATTACCCGACCAGGGTGACCGGCGGCCTGAGCACTTACGTCGACACCAAGACCAACTCCGAGTTGGTCGCGCTCGCCAACGCCAACCGCGGCATGGAGATGGTGGTCGTGCGTCCCGCCGACGTCTACGGCCCCGGCTCGGTGTGGATCCGCGAGCCGATCGCGATGGCCAAGGCCAACCAGCTGATTTTGCCGGAACGGGGCTCCGGCGTGTTCGACGTGATCTACATCGACAACTTCGTCGACGCCATGGTGCTGGTCCTGGCCACCGAGGGCATCGCCGGGGAGGTTTTCAACCTCGGCGAGGAGCTGGCGGTTAGCTGCCGGGAGTACTTCGGCGAGGTCGCGTCCTGGACCGGCGCAAAGGTCCGCTCGGTGCCGATCCGGATCGGTGCACCGGCTCTGGGAGCCATCGGCCGCATCCAGCGTCGACTCGGTATGAGCAGCGAACTCGGCCCGGCCCTGCTGCACATGCTCAACCGCCGCTATGTCGTCTCCAACGACAAGGCCCGTGACCGCTTGGGATTCAAGCCGGTCGTCTCCTATCACGAGGGGATGGCCCGATCCAAAGAATGGGCCCGCCATGAGGGCCTCATTTGA
- a CDS encoding 2,4'-dihydroxyacetophenone dioxygenase family protein has protein sequence MTLATAPAPATTATGAPLPLVALPQGELLTVNEHDVPLVHDALGPGVHFKPLRLDIENGEWLVLATFEPGATVPLHYHTGTAEVYTLSGCWHYLEYPDQLQTAGSYLYEPGSSVHTFVTPTTNTEDTVFLVRVQGANINFTDDGQFDSILDAALIAHVTQLKAEEQNLGPINYIGGGAAGHTTKEA, from the coding sequence ATGACCCTGGCGACCGCACCCGCACCGGCGACCACCGCAACTGGCGCCCCGTTGCCCCTGGTGGCCCTGCCGCAGGGCGAACTGCTGACCGTCAACGAACACGACGTACCCCTGGTGCACGACGCCCTCGGCCCCGGCGTGCACTTCAAACCCCTGCGCCTGGACATCGAGAACGGCGAATGGCTGGTACTGGCCACCTTCGAACCCGGCGCCACCGTGCCGCTGCACTACCACACCGGCACCGCCGAGGTCTACACGCTCTCCGGCTGCTGGCACTACCTCGAATACCCCGACCAGCTGCAAACCGCCGGCTCCTACCTCTACGAGCCGGGCTCGTCGGTGCACACCTTCGTCACCCCCACCACCAACACCGAAGACACCGTCTTCCTGGTCCGCGTGCAAGGCGCCAACATCAACTTCACCGACGACGGCCAGTTCGACTCCATCCTCGACGCCGCCCTGATCGCCCACGTGACTCAACTGAAGGCCGAAGAGCAAAACCTCGGACCGATCAACTACATCGGCGGCGGCGCCGCCGGCCACACCACCAAGGAGGCCTGA
- a CDS encoding PE family protein: MSLVIAVPELVEAAATELAGIGSALGQATAGAASPTVNILAAAEDEVSAAIAAVFSGHAQAYQAASAQAQVFQRQFAQALAAGATSYAGAESAAAAALANPAQVVPQDLLGAINAPVLALTGRPLIGNGANGAPGTGAAGAPGGWLLGDGGAGGSGAPGKAGGAGGAAGLWGSGGAGGAGGSTSSGVAGAGGAGGAGGWLLGTGGAGGAGGASGFFASGTGGVGGAGGTGGLLGGGGVGGAGGTAHGGSTGGAGGAGGAGGLLSGLVGAGGGHGGTGGSGGGAGGAGGAGGHAGLLGGPGGAGGDGGTNVLGTGGAGGPGGAGGWLFGSGGAGGTGGSGSNGGTGGAGGDAGLLFSNGGTGGTGGFSRFGPGADGGTGGTAGWLGNGGTGGTGGSSLVGRGGDGGDGGTAGLLIGNGGAGGTGAQGATGGGAGGTGGNAVLIGNGGNGAMGGTGPTVGATGAGGMSGLLLGLDGYNAPTSASPIHVAQQQALAAINTPAQALTGRPLIGNGTPGATGSGADGTPGGWLLGDGGAGGSGPAGGDGGAGGAAGLWGTGGIGGAGSRGDTGGDGGAGGAGGWFSGDGGAGGIGGHSTAIGATGGAGGTGGAGGLFGAGGNGGAGGVGTYFNSAFGGAGGTGGSGGLLSGLVGAGGGHGGAGGMTIGNSGAGGAGGTGGDAGLLGGPGGAGGTGGPGAYGSAHGGAGGAGGNAGLLFGSGGIGGTGGFGAGAGDGGHGGSAGLLLSGAGAGGAGGFGISGPGGAGGRGGDAGWLGDGGAGGTGGISQRDDGGAGGAGGAAGQLSGGGGAGGQGGQGNVAGTGTGTGGDGGAGGDAVLIGNGGNGGNGGTDDTGAPTGSPGAGGTGGILLGADGNDGLG; encoded by the coding sequence ATGTCGTTGGTGATCGCAGTACCCGAACTGGTGGAGGCAGCGGCAACCGAGCTGGCCGGAATCGGCTCGGCACTGGGTCAGGCCACCGCGGGCGCGGCATCCCCAACCGTGAACATCCTGGCCGCCGCAGAGGATGAGGTGTCGGCGGCGATCGCGGCGGTGTTCTCCGGGCATGCCCAGGCCTACCAGGCCGCCAGTGCCCAAGCCCAGGTTTTTCAACGCCAGTTCGCCCAGGCCCTGGCCGCCGGGGCGACCTCGTATGCAGGCGCCGAGTCCGCCGCCGCAGCGGCGTTGGCCAACCCGGCCCAAGTGGTGCCCCAGGATCTGCTAGGGGCGATCAACGCACCCGTGCTGGCACTGACCGGGCGCCCGTTGATCGGCAACGGCGCCAACGGCGCCCCGGGCACCGGGGCCGCCGGCGCCCCGGGCGGCTGGCTGCTCGGCGACGGTGGTGCGGGCGGCTCGGGTGCGCCCGGTAAGGCCGGCGGGGCCGGTGGGGCGGCCGGGTTGTGGGGCTCCGGCGGCGCCGGCGGGGCCGGCGGCAGCACCAGCAGCGGAGTCGCTGGGGCCGGGGGTGCGGGCGGGGCCGGCGGCTGGCTGCTGGGCACCGGTGGCGCCGGCGGCGCCGGCGGAGCCAGCGGTTTTTTTGCCTCCGGAACGGGTGGGGTCGGGGGGGCCGGCGGGACCGGCGGACTTCTGGGGGGCGGAGGGGTCGGCGGCGCCGGCGGGACGGCACATGGAGGGTCCACCGGGGGTGCCGGTGGGGCTGGTGGAGCGGGTGGATTGTTGTCCGGGCTGGTCGGTGCCGGTGGCGGCCATGGCGGCACCGGCGGGTCTGGCGGCGGCGCCGGAGGCGCAGGTGGGGCCGGTGGTCATGCCGGGTTGCTGGGCGGGCCAGGCGGGGCCGGCGGCGACGGCGGAACCAACGTCCTTGGCACCGGGGGCGCGGGTGGGCCCGGTGGTGCTGGCGGGTGGTTGTTCGGCAGCGGGGGTGCCGGCGGCACCGGCGGGTCCGGCTCCAATGGGGGTACAGGTGGGGCTGGCGGCGATGCGGGGCTGCTGTTCTCCAACGGCGGCACCGGCGGCACCGGCGGATTCAGCAGGTTCGGTCCCGGAGCTGACGGCGGGACCGGCGGTACCGCCGGCTGGCTGGGTAACGGCGGCACCGGCGGCACCGGCGGAAGCAGCCTGGTCGGTCGCGGAGGTGACGGTGGCGACGGCGGCACCGCCGGGCTGCTGATCGGCAACGGCGGCGCCGGCGGCACCGGCGCACAAGGCGCCACCGGCGGCGGTGCCGGCGGGACCGGTGGTAACGCGGTGCTGATCGGCAACGGCGGCAACGGCGCCATGGGTGGTACCGGCCCCACCGTCGGCGCCACCGGCGCGGGCGGCATGAGCGGACTGCTACTGGGCTTGGATGGCTACAACGCCCCCACCAGCGCCTCACCCATCCACGTCGCCCAGCAGCAGGCGCTGGCCGCGATCAACACACCCGCCCAGGCACTGACCGGACGCCCCCTGATCGGCAACGGCACCCCCGGCGCCACCGGCAGCGGCGCCGACGGCACCCCCGGCGGATGGCTGCTCGGTGACGGCGGAGCCGGCGGCTCCGGCCCAGCCGGCGGGGACGGCGGGGCTGGTGGGGCCGCCGGGCTCTGGGGCACCGGCGGCATCGGAGGTGCCGGTAGCCGCGGCGACACCGGAGGTGATGGCGGAGCCGGTGGAGCCGGTGGCTGGTTCTCCGGTGACGGCGGTGCCGGCGGTATCGGCGGCCACAGCACCGCAATTGGGGCCACGGGCGGGGCCGGTGGGACAGGTGGTGCCGGCGGGCTGTTCGGGGCCGGAGGGAACGGTGGCGCCGGCGGTGTCGGCACTTACTTTAATTCTGCGTTCGGCGGAGCCGGCGGCACAGGCGGGAGCGGTGGGCTGTTGTCCGGGCTGGTCGGCGCCGGCGGGGGCCACGGCGGCGCCGGCGGAATGACAATAGGTAATTCTGGGGCTGGTGGTGCCGGTGGGACCGGTGGCGATGCCGGGCTGCTCGGCGGGCCGGGTGGGGCCGGCGGCACCGGCGGGCCTGGCGCTTATGGTTCAGCTCACGGCGGAGCGGGTGGGGCCGGTGGGAATGCCGGATTGCTGTTCGGCAGCGGCGGCATCGGCGGCACGGGCGGATTTGGCGCCGGCGCCGGGGACGGAGGTCACGGTGGAAGCGCCGGGCTGCTGCTCTCGGGCGCCGGAGCCGGTGGCGCCGGCGGGTTCGGCATAAGCGGCCCCGGCGGTGCCGGCGGGCGTGGCGGTGACGCCGGCTGGCTAGGCGATGGCGGCGCCGGGGGCACCGGCGGAATTTCCCAGCGCGATGACGGCGGCGCCGGCGGGGCGGGCGGCGCCGCTGGACAGCTGTCGGGTGGCGGCGGCGCCGGCGGCCAAGGCGGCCAAGGCAACGTCGCCGGCACCGGCACAGGCACCGGCGGTGACGGCGGGGCCGGCGGCGACGCCGTGCTGATCGGCAACGGCGGCAACGGCGGCAACGGCGGCACCGATGACACCGGCGCACCCACCGGCAGCCCCGGCGCCGGCGGCACCGGCGGAATCCTGCTCGGCGCAGACGGAAACGACGGGCTGGGCTAG
- a CDS encoding 2,4'-dihydroxyacetophenone dioxygenase family protein, translating into MTLMTAPAPAATATGAPLPLVALPQGELLTVNANDIPLVRDALGDGVHFKPLRLDIENGEWVVLATFAPGARIQLHYHTGTVDAWTISGSWHYMEYADQPQTAGSYLFEPGSSVHTLACPATNTEDTVVLFRVSGANVNFTDDGQFHSILDAALIAHLTGQLAEAQGLGPITYIGGGAAGITAGGA; encoded by the coding sequence ATGACCCTCATGACCGCTCCCGCTCCGGCTGCCACCGCCACCGGCGCACCGCTGCCGCTGGTAGCTCTGCCCCAGGGTGAGCTGCTCACCGTCAACGCCAACGACATTCCGCTGGTTCGCGATGCCCTCGGTGACGGCGTGCACTTCAAGCCGCTGCGCCTGGACATCGAGAACGGCGAGTGGGTGGTGCTGGCGACGTTCGCGCCCGGTGCGCGGATCCAGCTGCACTACCACACCGGCACCGTCGACGCCTGGACCATCAGCGGCTCCTGGCACTACATGGAATACGCCGACCAGCCGCAGACCGCCGGCTCCTACCTGTTCGAGCCCGGCTCCTCGGTGCACACGCTCGCCTGCCCGGCAACCAACACCGAAGACACCGTGGTCCTGTTCCGGGTCAGCGGCGCCAACGTCAACTTCACCGACGACGGCCAGTTCCACTCCATCCTGGACGCGGCCCTGATCGCGCACTTGACCGGTCAACTCGCCGAGGCGCAGGGGCTCGGTCCGATCACCTACATCGGTGGCGGCGCCGCCGGCATCACCGCGGGTGGTGCGTGA